The nucleotide sequence CATCGCTCAGGCGATACGGACCGATGTGACGTGTCTCGATATCTTCCAAGGATCGCACGAACTCGGCCTGAGCCTGCTCCGGCCAAGTCGCAACACGCTCCAGCAGCACTTCGAGAGCTTCTCGGGTCATAGGCCGATAATAGCAGATGACGGAGGATCGCGCATCAGTCGATTGGACCGTTCGCAGCAGGGCTGAGCGCGCAACCGAGCAGGAGCGGCAGGTTTGCGAGGTCTTGCCGCACCAACGGTGTCGTCCCGGCCTTGAGCCGGGACCCAAAACCACCGTCGTTAGTTATCAGGCAGGCTGGAGCGGCTTTCCTTGTCATCACATCCGCCTTTGAGTATGGATCCCGGCTCAAGGCCGGGATGACGGCGGAGGATGTGGCCGGCGTCCGCGAATCTCAAATTGCCCGTCGCGTTACCATGTCGCACCTCGCCAGCCTTGTGTCGTCGGGCAAATCAGATCGATTCTTCCGCCCGTCCCGCCTCACTGAAGAGGGGCGCTTCGCGGTCGTCACGAACGTGGAGGTGGGATGCGGTGGACGCGGTGTGGCGCAGCGGGCCAATGGGCTCGCGGACGAACGTCATGGCGCGGACGGTCAAGTCGCATGGTCCTGACATCCCGATGCTGATGCCAAGCTGGCGGTGATGATCCGCTGGTGACGGGGGCAAGACAGCCCGGTCCCCGGGGAGAGTGCGAAGCAGCCGTTAAAACCATCGCGCAGGGAGGGCCGGGTCTTGTCCGGCTGAACCTGTGGTACCTGCCGCCTGCATTTTTTTCCGCAGGCGGGCCACGGGCCTCAGTCGGGGCCCGGCCTTCCCTGCGCCCTTTGATGGAAGAGGGCGAGAGAGGATCAATGCTCGGACGCGAAAAGCGGGCGCGAGGATGATGACCTGTGTCTACACACTCAGTCGACGTATGTGTACCCCGCTCTATCCACGTCATTGCGAGCCAACGGGTCCGCGCGAAGCGTGGCCCGATGACAGGCTCCGCGAAGCAATCCAGAGTCCCGCCCACCATCCTGGATTGCTTCGCTGCGCTCGCAATGACGCGTGGAGAGATTTGTGGCCACCCACTCACGCTCTACAACGGCAGCTGCCCATATTCGCGGTTGGCGAGGCTCGCCTCTTCCAGATCCAGGTCGCGCTCGATGCGGCGGCGGGTTTCGTCGGTGATCTGGCCGTCGCGGAGCATGGCATGAATGGTCTTGCGCTCGACGCCGATCAGTTCGCGGGTCAGCTCGATGCCGAGCGCCGAGGCATCGTAGTCGTCGGGATTGAGCGTCTCCGGCAACTGGTTGACACGCACCTCGTGCCGCGCCCGCAGCAGCCGGACCACCTCGTCGGACAGCTTGCGGTCATTGGTCATCGTCTCCAGCGATTTCAGCGCACGGTCGAGCACCTCGCGTCGCGCGCCGATCTCCTGCTCGTGCTCGCGGACGTGCTCGGCGCGGCCGGTGCGGCCGACGCCGAGCCAGCGCACGACGACCGGCAGCGTCAGGCCGAGGCCGATCAGGGTGAAGAAGATCACGCCGAAGGCGATGAACAGGATCTCGTCGCGATAGGGAAACGCGTCGCCGGTCGAGAGTGTCAGCGGCAGCGCCAGCGCGGTGGCGAGCGAAACCGTGCCGCGCACGCCGGTGAAGCCGATGATGAAGGTCTGCTGCCATGGCGGCAATGGATCGCGGGCGCGCAGCGACGAGCTCAGGACGCGCGGAAGAATGGTCGCCGGAAAGGTCCAGGCGAAGCGCGCGATCACGACAATGGCGACCACCAGCGCGGTCGCGATCATGATGTCGTCGAGCGGAAACACCTTCGACTTCTCATAGATCAGCCGCATCTGGAAGCCGGTCAGCAGGAACAGCATGCCCTCGATCAGGTAGACCACGAGGTCCCAGAAGAACACGCCTTGCAGGCGGGTCGCCGAGGAGATCCAGAGCGGGCCGTTCCAGCTCATGTAGAGGCCGCAGGCGACGGTGGCGATCACGCCGGAGCCGCCGAGATGCTCGGGGATCCAATAAGCGAGATAGGGCGTCAGCAGCGACAGCGTGATCTCGACCTGCGGATCCCTGGAGTAATGACGGGCGCGCAGCATCAGCCAGCCGACCCCAATCCCGAAGGCAACCTCGCCAACCACGATCGCGGCAAATTCGCCCGCCGCAACGGGGAAAGAAAAAGTACCGGTCATGATCGCCGCCACGGCGAAGCGGTAGAGGATCAGCGTGGTGGCATCATTGGCGAGCCCCTCGCCCTCGAGGATCACCATCACCCGGCGCGGCAGGTGCAGCCGGCGGGCGATGGCGAGCGGGGCCACGACATCGGGCGGCGCCACGATCGCGCCGAGCAGGAAGCCGAGGCTCCATGGCAGGCCGAGAAGAAAATGGGTCGCGACGGCCACCATCGAGGCGGTGAAGATCACGCATCCCACCGCCAGCAGCACGATCGGCCGCAGATTGCGCTTGAACTCGCGCCAGCTCATCGCGACGCTGGAGGAATAGATCAGCGGCGGCAGCACCACCAGCAGCACCAGCTCCGGCGGCAGCGCGAAGGCCGGCATTGTCGGCACGAAGGCGAGCGCGATGCCCGCGAGCATCAGCAGGATCGCCGGCGCCAGATTGGCCCGGCGCGCAATGAGCGCGGTTCCCGCCAGCACGGCCAGCAGGATCAGGAATATTTGAAAATGCTCTTCCATAGGGGACAGTCTGGCGCCGTTGCGCCGGGCTCAGTCGCGGAGGTCGTAGCGATAGGACTTCGAGACGATCTGCCAACCGTCGGCGAGCTTCATGGCGACGAGATAGTCGGTGAAGTAGCGCGGCGGCAGCTGGCAGCGCACCTTGATGAAGGCGGTCTTGTCGTCCGAACGGTCGATGGTGACGATGAAATCCTCGCGCGGCTTGCCCTCGGCCTTGGCGGAGGGACGCTTGCGCACCCAGGCCAGCCATTCCGGTACGGTCAGGATCTTCAGCTCGCCCTTCTCGACCCAGCGCAGATCGGCGGTGG is from Bradyrhizobium sp. ORS 285 and encodes:
- a CDS encoding Na+/H+ antiporter; its protein translation is MEEHFQIFLILLAVLAGTALIARRANLAPAILLMLAGIALAFVPTMPAFALPPELVLLVVLPPLIYSSSVAMSWREFKRNLRPIVLLAVGCVIFTASMVAVATHFLLGLPWSLGFLLGAIVAPPDVVAPLAIARRLHLPRRVMVILEGEGLANDATTLILYRFAVAAIMTGTFSFPVAAGEFAAIVVGEVAFGIGVGWLMLRARHYSRDPQVEITLSLLTPYLAYWIPEHLGGSGVIATVACGLYMSWNGPLWISSATRLQGVFFWDLVVYLIEGMLFLLTGFQMRLIYEKSKVFPLDDIMIATALVVAIVVIARFAWTFPATILPRVLSSSLRARDPLPPWQQTFIIGFTGVRGTVSLATALALPLTLSTGDAFPYRDEILFIAFGVIFFTLIGLGLTLPVVVRWLGVGRTGRAEHVREHEQEIGARREVLDRALKSLETMTNDRKLSDEVVRLLRARHEVRVNQLPETLNPDDYDASALGIELTRELIGVERKTIHAMLRDGQITDETRRRIERDLDLEEASLANREYGQLPL
- a CDS encoding nuclear transport factor 2 family protein, giving the protein MSADRSTVEAVVQGYFDALYEGDADKLGAVFHPTADLRWVEKGELKILTVPEWLAWVRKRPSAKAEGKPREDFIVTIDRSDDKTAFIKVRCQLPPRYFTDYLVAMKLADGWQIVSKSYRYDLRD